The nucleotide window tatgcgCGTATAAAAATATACCGTTTAGTACAACAGTGCCATCTGTTGGTTGTTCTATATTGTGCAACGTAAACGCACAAAGATAACATGAGTTTGTGTGGTCAAATTTGATTACGTTTTGTGTATCCTACCTTAGAACTGAATTGTAACCCgggtatattataatataatacacaGTGAAATAATATAGcttaacataatatataataGTCTCGTGTTTTTACTATTTCCTTTCTTCTCTTGGCTGAACAATCTTTGTCAACTGTGTATTATAGCAGTGTTTATGTTATTCTGGAAGCATAATTGTAGATGAAAGCATCAGTTAAATTATTCGATGGAAATGGAAATTAAACATAGcataatgtactgtaaaatcCTCATGCGGTGATTAATCCAAAGGATTCGGTTCATTAATGGTGTATTCTTGACACCTATACAACAATAACATCTGTCTTGTTCTGACTTGAAAGGGGGTGTGGAGTTTTCTTCAGACCTCTAATATGTGATCTAATAAAGTAGTCTGAACACGGTCCGTGTAAATATAATTTCATACCAAAGAGTGTGTTCGTTATCATTTACTGAGTTACCGATTTGAATAAATCAGGACTTTCCAGCAAACATTCATTAAGCGTCTCGAGCAATGTAGTAGTTTAGTCACTTTATTTAAGTGCAACATTTAAGTGGACATTAACAACTTTTCTCAAATCTTATAGGTCTCAGAGATTTCCTCTTTCTGTCAAGCagcaacacttttgtttatttctgcttATGTCACTGACAGATGTGCTCTATTGAAATACAGAGGTGTGGTCATACATGAAGTCATTAAGCAGGAAATAAAGTTTCTGATTTCTCTAAGCACATTCAGCGTCATCATTCAAGTAACCTACTTATACAGGTAAGCGCATTTAAGTTCTTGTCAGACTGTGTTGTGtagatttgtgttgttttatgttgttataAAGGTCCATGTTTGATGGCAGTAATCATGACATAGATGACAATAGCTACAATTTATTGAAGAACCACATCTTTCGTCAATCAGACATTTGTTATGAATGCTTGTCATGCTTTACAGAGGATATGGGCGGAAACATAATAAAACTTGTCTGGGTTTTTTTTAGTGGGGAGGTGGGTAGGATTTATATAGGCTATAATGAACATGTCTTGAACAATATGTTTACGGACAACTTGATTTTATTGAGTGTGAGAAAGAATTGTGGTTTCTTTGGCAATCCAGATCCAGTTTGACAACATTTTTTCCAACAGCATGTAGAGACTTAACCAAAGGTTTTGCCAAAGGTGTTACTGCTGCTTTCATATCATAACAGAACATCTGTTTGACTtcaacaaaactcacaaactttgtcattttgaaaaagttaaaagATCATAATAACACATTTTGTCATCCACATGGCTGTATGTTATGTTCTGGGTTGGGATTTTCTTTCAACATAGATGGCGTACTGTACACAAACACTGGCTAAGGGCTGCTTTGGGAAAATATATAAGGAGAAGTTTGGAGACTCGTGGGCTGCTTTGAAGAGAGTTCATGTAGGTCTCATCAACAGACAAGAGCTGGAAAGAGAATGCAGAGTATATCAGTATGTACAgatttataaaacatatttattctTATGACTTTTATCTTACTGAACTCACTATAACGCTGGATGTTTAACCCCAGTAATGCTCGGCATCCTAATGTGGTGAAGCTTCTTGGTGACCCTTGGATCAAAGACTCGAAGTGGAACATTCCTTTAGAATTTATCTTCGGGGAAGATCTTGAAACAACcatctttaaaacacaaatttccAAAATACAGGTAATTGTGTGTCCGACACAGCCCCAAGGAACgtctcaacaacaacaacaaaaaaacattttgtaattaATCTCCTGTTTTATTATTAGTGTGCACTACACCCTTACAAAAAAGAAGTTTGTTCCAGTGTGCTATTAGTATtccttttttaacaaaaaaattgaaagtatactttcagtctaTTTTTATGTACCTCCCagaaaaacacttcaaatgTAAGTGTTCTTGACTTATTGAAAGTATACTAAATATTAGTATttttactacataaagtacactttatgtaaaaatatacttgaacttgAAATATACTTATTTTTCTGAAGCCATACTATAGTTCTTGTCTAAGAAACTTTGAGTTGCTCTATCGGTTGCCATGTTTGCAATCCCATTCCAGCCATTTTAAgtgttatttactgtacatttggcTCTTGTGACGCAGACCATTAAGAACTATGTAGCAAAATCAAATAAGCATTCTTAAATTAATAAGAATTCTTTCTGtctattttttgcatttgtggATGTTCAACAAAACCATATTGTTCGTGTATTTTTAGCTGACTAACGCAGTGAGAGCCACAATCATCACTGGGATGTGTGAAGGTTTGCTTTATCTACACAGTAAAGACATCGTCCACCAAGACCTCAAACCAGACAACATCATGGTGAGCCAGACTTTGTATTAGATGTTTTCCCTGGATTTCCTGAGAAGAAAGAAATTAGAAAATGTTGGCACACAACAACAGtataaaattgaaattgaaatcaGTAAAATGATTGGTAGTGTAGATCATTTTATCTTGGGAATTTTGTGATGAGAAATGCTTTAGTTCATGTTGCaatgacatactgtatgaaAATGAGACGTCAGAAACATCTTAATATACACAATTtgagattttttggggggtcaCCATGACAACTTGCTGCTTCCCTCTATTTTAGGTTGAGCATCAAACCCATCGTGCTGTGATCATTGATTTGGGTCTGGCAAAGTTCACAAAAAATGGACTGAGCTCCGCGGCAAATATGGGCAATGAAGCGTACTCTGCTCCAGAGATCCTGCAGATGAATGGAGTTCGTGACAAGCGTTCAGATGTTTGGGCTATGGGTAAAGTCATTGCTGAACTCTGTGCCCGAATCAGGTTACCCACCCAATACGTGTGTGCCGGCAAAATTCAAGAAACTTTAAAAGATCATCCATACTGTATTCCAGTGTCCCGGATGGTGGGGAACAATCCATTTTACAGAGCTTCTATGGCTGAAGTCATTTTAGACATCAGGAGAGCTGCTTCAGCTTCACAAACGGACATCAAACCGAGAGACGTCACCGTAACGCAGGGAAATGAAATAAGAGGAAATCAAAGGTGGGGTTTGCAAGCACCCGCGCCACCAAGGATGGAGGTCAGGAAACCTCCTGTGGTAAATTATCGAATGGATCCACCACAACAGAGGGAAATGGGAAAGGCAGTAGTCCCGTTAAAAGGAGCGGGTTTGAACAATCAGATGTCTCTGATGTCATTTCCTTGCCCCCTTCCAGAGACTGGCAAAGTGACGCAGGAACGTTACAATGAGGAGAA belongs to Triplophysa rosa unplaced genomic scaffold, Trosa_1v2 scaffold534, whole genome shotgun sequence and includes:
- the LOC130551005 gene encoding serine/threonine-protein kinase Nek6-like, with product MAYCTQTLAKGCFGKIYKEKFGDSWAALKRVHVGLINRQELERECRVYHNARHPNVVKLLGDPWIKDSKWNIPLEFIFGEDLETTIFKTQISKIQLTNAVRATIITGMCEGLLYLHSKDIVHQDLKPDNIMVEHQTHRAVIIDLGLAKFTKNGLSSAANMGNEAYSAPEILQMNGVRDKRSDVWAMGKVIAELCARIRLPTQYVCAGKIQETLKDHPYCIPVSRMVGNNPFYRASMAEVILDIRRAASASQTDIKPRDVTVTQGNEIRGNQRWGLQAPAPPRMEVRKPPVVNYRMDPPQQREMGKAVVPLKGAGLNNQMSLMSFPCPLPETGKVTQERYNEEKGAMEYKEIITKGGRIIKYEKVQISKNS